The following coding sequences lie in one uncultured Mailhella sp. genomic window:
- a CDS encoding RNA polymerase factor sigma-32 encodes MEAELEQARDGELLPDDTSIDEHFDDFDDNGRVIDLGSNLPAIAEDRLPSVPMRDNLQNYLREVSKFPLLEPEEETELARRVRDNGDPKAAFRLVSSHLRLVVRIAMDFQRRWMQNVLDLIQEGNVGLLRAVNKFDPDKGIKFSYYASFWIKAYILKFIMDNWRMVKIGTTQAQRKLFYNLNRERQKLILQGFDPDAALLSEKLGVTKDQVEEMQQRLDSGDVSLDLPVSDDSGSASRMDFLPALGPGVEEGIADSEVSRLVRDSIHELIPSLSEKEVYILEHRLLTDEPATLREIGERYHVTRERIRQLEARLLEKLKEHLGREIKDFSEEWIQP; translated from the coding sequence ATGGAAGCGGAACTCGAACAGGCGCGCGACGGTGAGCTTCTTCCCGACGACACCTCGATCGACGAGCATTTCGACGACTTCGACGACAACGGCCGCGTCATTGATCTGGGCAGCAATCTTCCCGCCATTGCGGAAGACCGGCTGCCCAGCGTGCCCATGCGCGACAATCTGCAGAACTATCTGCGCGAAGTGAGCAAGTTCCCGCTGCTGGAACCGGAAGAGGAAACCGAGCTGGCCCGCCGGGTGCGCGACAACGGCGATCCCAAGGCGGCGTTCCGGCTGGTGTCCTCGCATCTGCGCCTTGTGGTGCGCATCGCCATGGACTTCCAGCGCCGCTGGATGCAGAACGTGCTCGACCTCATTCAGGAAGGCAACGTAGGTCTTCTGCGCGCCGTGAACAAGTTCGATCCCGACAAGGGCATCAAGTTTTCCTACTACGCCTCATTCTGGATCAAGGCCTACATTCTCAAGTTCATCATGGACAACTGGCGCATGGTGAAAATAGGCACCACCCAGGCGCAGCGCAAACTCTTCTACAACCTGAACCGCGAGAGGCAGAAGCTCATACTTCAGGGCTTCGATCCCGACGCGGCCCTGCTTTCGGAAAAGCTCGGCGTCACGAAGGATCAGGTGGAGGAAATGCAGCAGCGTCTCGACTCGGGCGACGTGTCTCTTGATCTGCCCGTGAGCGACGACAGCGGCAGCGCCTCCCGCATGGACTTTCTGCCCGCGCTCGGTCCCGGCGTGGAGGAAGGCATTGCCGATTCGGAAGTATCGCGCCTTGTCCGCGACAGCATCCACGAACTCATTCCTTCCCTTTCGGAAAAGGAAGTCTATATTCTGGAGCACAGACTGCTCACCGACGAACCGGCCACGCTCCGGGAAATCGGCGAGCGCTACCATGTTACCCGTGAACGCATTCGCCAGCTGGAAGCGCGCCTGCTGGAAAAACTGAAAGAACATCTCGGGCGCGAGATCAAAGACTTCTCGGAAGAATGGATACAGCCATAG
- a CDS encoding TlpA disulfide reductase family protein, producing MKTRPLGFFRRMAGVLLTGVVALALTLPSSVAFGQDKAPQLKPVHTYELLDELAANHGKVILVNFFAAFCGPCRREIPELIKMRKEIPEEDLLIIGIAIDQNIREADSFVKSMGMMGAYPVYYGGEELSRAYRIDAIPFNVIYNRDGHIEASEAGYVPGPEMKQFLMSLIRR from the coding sequence ATGAAAACAAGGCCGCTGGGTTTTTTCCGTCGCATGGCGGGAGTGCTGCTGACGGGCGTCGTCGCCCTCGCGCTGACGCTTCCTTCCTCCGTGGCGTTCGGTCAGGACAAGGCCCCCCAGCTGAAACCCGTGCATACCTATGAACTTCTCGATGAACTGGCCGCCAATCACGGCAAGGTGATTCTGGTGAATTTCTTTGCCGCCTTCTGCGGGCCGTGCCGTCGGGAAATTCCGGAACTCATTAAAATGAGAAAGGAGATTCCTGAGGAGGATCTGCTCATCATCGGCATCGCCATCGATCAGAATATCCGCGAGGCGGATTCCTTTGTGAAGTCCATGGGCATGATGGGAGCCTATCCCGTGTACTACGGAGGGGAGGAGCTTTCCCGCGCCTACAGAATAGACGCCATTCCCTTCAATGTCATTTACAACAGAGACGGACATATCGAGGCGAGCGAGGCGGGCTATGTGCCCGGACCGGAAATGAAACAGTTTCTCATGAGTCTCATCAGACGGTAG
- the hpt gene encoding hypoxanthine phosphoribosyltransferase, protein MNQMKEIFSAAVIQRRVEEMAAQIDAVYGEDSVVAVCVLKGAFPFFSDLVRAMKSDVLIDFVRLASYGDRASSSEHVQITKDVEISLEGRHVLIVEDIVDTGRSMDFLMRYFSSRGAKSIRLAALVDKKERREFDVHSDFVGFDLPAGFIVGYGLDYAERYRTLPGIYELLDC, encoded by the coding sequence ATGAATCAGATGAAGGAAATATTCAGTGCGGCGGTCATTCAGCGACGCGTCGAGGAAATGGCCGCCCAGATTGACGCCGTTTACGGAGAGGATTCCGTGGTTGCCGTATGTGTGCTGAAGGGAGCTTTTCCCTTTTTCAGCGATCTGGTCCGCGCCATGAAGTCCGATGTGCTCATTGACTTCGTGCGTCTTGCCAGCTACGGCGATCGGGCGAGCAGCAGCGAGCACGTGCAGATCACCAAGGACGTGGAAATCTCCCTCGAAGGCCGTCACGTGCTCATTGTCGAGGATATCGTGGACACCGGTCGCTCCATGGACTTTCTTATGCGGTATTTTTCCTCGCGGGGAGCGAAGTCCATACGGCTTGCCGCTCTCGTGGACAAGAAGGAACGCCGGGAATTCGACGTGCATTCCGACTTCGTGGGTTTTGATCTGCCCGCGGGCTTCATTGTGGGATACGGCCTCGACTACGCCGAACGCTATCGCACGCTTCCCGGCATCTACGAGCTGCTTGACTGCTGA
- a CDS encoding DUF3426 domain-containing protein — MNVTCPQCNTVYRLPDEKVRPGAKLRCSVCRHIFTLPLEEKTDPPALSLGGEEKGRESTRGGGLDLAGDRPEKRAPERHDEGGLSLGGSSPRSSRSGGLELAMDEPADVHGGRERVRERRASQGLRLDGDGSAASFGGLDMPRKKSSILPRLTSFLVCLALAAGCGWMWQNTHYLDGLKGLVAPYFGLETADPSDPLSLVSELVLQDVRQYQVKNEKVGNLVIIEGKVKNNFPAPRELIRLEAELDDANGNKLISQQQLAGNSMSSFQLELLDKDELDKVLNNKLDIVEANTNVLPGNEVPFTIIFVNPPAEASDYKVRIVEASIPKGPGNLTE; from the coding sequence ATGAACGTTACCTGCCCTCAATGCAATACGGTCTATCGTCTGCCAGATGAAAAGGTGAGACCCGGCGCCAAGCTCCGCTGTTCGGTCTGCCGTCATATTTTCACGCTTCCGCTGGAAGAAAAGACCGATCCTCCCGCACTTTCTCTCGGCGGCGAGGAAAAGGGCAGAGAATCGACCCGAGGCGGCGGTCTCGATCTGGCCGGCGACAGACCGGAAAAACGCGCGCCCGAGCGTCATGACGAAGGCGGTCTGTCTCTTGGCGGCTCAAGCCCCCGCAGTTCCCGGAGCGGCGGCCTTGAGCTCGCGATGGACGAGCCCGCCGACGTGCACGGCGGCAGAGAGCGCGTGAGGGAAAGACGCGCCTCTCAGGGACTCAGGCTTGACGGCGACGGCAGTGCCGCGTCGTTCGGCGGTCTGGACATGCCCCGCAAAAAGAGTTCCATCCTGCCCCGGCTGACGAGCTTTCTGGTGTGTCTGGCGCTTGCGGCCGGCTGCGGCTGGATGTGGCAGAACACCCATTACCTGGACGGATTGAAGGGGCTGGTGGCTCCCTATTTCGGCCTGGAAACGGCGGATCCCTCGGATCCTCTGTCGCTGGTGAGCGAGCTTGTGCTGCAGGATGTGCGTCAGTATCAGGTGAAGAACGAGAAGGTGGGCAACCTTGTCATCATTGAAGGCAAGGTGAAGAACAACTTTCCCGCACCCCGCGAGCTCATCAGGCTGGAGGCGGAACTGGACGACGCGAACGGCAACAAGCTGATTTCGCAGCAGCAGCTTGCCGGCAACAGCATGAGCTCCTTCCAGCTGGAGCTGCTCGACAAGGACGAGCTCGACAAGGTGCTCAACAACAAGCTCGACATCGTGGAAGCCAACACCAACGTGCTGCCGGGCAATGAAGTTCCCTTTACGATCATCTTCGTCAATCCTCCGGCGGAAGCCAGCGACTACAAGGTGCGCATTGTCGAGGCCTCCATCCCCAAGGGTCCGGGCAATCTTACGGAATAG
- a CDS encoding cytochrome c3 family protein, which translates to MKPLFILTLLLSLAWCTPAEAQDFKANLKYPKNPIVLGGEVSPRMAVTFNHSSHSNVPCDTCHHKPRCVICHYSPSEEKSPYASCSSNAGCHTVQGRSNQQDSRFMAFHSRESMRSCFGCHRRMSLEHPEFQGCRPCHPNNIQPDEEK; encoded by the coding sequence ATGAAACCGCTTTTTATTCTTACCCTTCTTCTCTCCCTCGCCTGGTGTACGCCGGCGGAAGCTCAGGACTTCAAGGCCAATCTCAAGTATCCGAAAAATCCCATCGTGCTTGGCGGCGAAGTTTCTCCCCGCATGGCGGTCACCTTCAATCACAGCTCCCACAGCAACGTCCCCTGTGATACCTGTCATCACAAGCCCCGCTGCGTCATCTGTCACTACAGTCCTTCGGAAGAAAAGTCGCCCTACGCGTCGTGCAGCAGCAACGCCGGCTGTCATACCGTGCAGGGCAGAAGCAATCAGCAGGACAGCCGCTTCATGGCCTTCCACAGCAGAGAAAGCATGCGCTCCTGCTTCGGCTGTCATCGCAGAATGAGCCTGGAGCACCCCGAATTCCAGGGCTGCCGTCCCTGCCACCCCAACAACATCCAGCCGGACGAAGAGAAGTAA